The Microtus pennsylvanicus isolate mMicPen1 chromosome 19, mMicPen1.hap1, whole genome shotgun sequence genome includes a region encoding these proteins:
- the Stmp1 gene encoding short transmembrane mitochondrial protein 1 — MLQFLLGFTLGNVVGMYLAQNYDMPNLAKKLEEIKKDLEAKKKPPSS, encoded by the exons ATGCTCCAGTTCCTG CTTGGATTTACTTTGGGCAACGTGGTTGGAATGTATCTGGCTCAGAATTATGAC atgcCAAACCTGGCCAAAAAACTTGAAGAGATTAAAAAGGACCTGGAAGCCAAGAAGAAACCCCCTAGTTCCTGA